The segment TACACTGACCATCTTACCGGACTGTTCAATAAACGCTTTTTCGAACTGAAACTGGTGGAAGCATGCTCCAGATGCATTTCCTGCAAAACTCCACTCCACCTTATGCTTATTGACTGCGACCACTTTAAAGAGGTCAACGATATCTACGGGCATCAGGAGGGAGACAGAATTCTTGCAGAACTGGGCCGGATCATCAGTTCATCTGTTCGAGGCGGTACGGATTTCCCCTTCCGTTTCGGAGGAGACGAATTTGGAGCGATTCTTGTCGGCGTGGATTCAACCCGCTGTGAACAAATCGCTGAACGCATCCGAGACCGCTTTGCACAGATTAAACTGGGCCGGGCCAGCTTAAGCATAGGCATTTCCAAACTCTGCTATCAGGCTATGGACCCCGAAACCGAAGCGGAACAGTTGGTTGCTGCTGCTGACAAAGCCCTGTACTTTGCAAAAAACACCGGGCGGGATAAAATTATAAGCCCAGCCCAATACAAAGAGAGCCCGCAGCCATGTGACCCTTAATATATGCGTACGCCTATCCGGCCATGTCCGCCTTTGCTTCATCAACAAGGCGAGCCACTTCATCTTTAGCTGAACCATACTGTTTCGAAGCCCAGCTTCCAGCCTTCACACCGCCCTTTACGGCCTTGGTAACCGCAGGCTTTACG is part of the Desulfovibrio sp. JC022 genome and harbors:
- a CDS encoding GGDEF domain-containing protein, whose translation is MIIYIKNKLKNTGNLHRRPNSRNKLRAKSFIAVLLILILPAGAMMAAAEFADRDSLAMYICLHFSLCIALCMPIANWLENWMVNREVQKMNSFCVKLKQGKLNQRLELYSNKSAASTDELCLLQHNLNWLAHSVAKRESKFTESLAKTRKDKERLNLLSYTDHLTGLFNKRFFELKLVEACSRCISCKTPLHLMLIDCDHFKEVNDIYGHQEGDRILAELGRIISSSVRGGTDFPFRFGGDEFGAILVGVDSTRCEQIAERIRDRFAQIKLGRASLSIGISKLCYQAMDPETEAEQLVAAADKALYFAKNTGRDKIISPAQYKESPQPCDP